The proteins below are encoded in one region of Tachypleus tridentatus isolate NWPU-2018 chromosome 4, ASM421037v1, whole genome shotgun sequence:
- the LOC143248935 gene encoding uncharacterized protein LOC143248935 isoform X2, with protein sequence MKCLNNGLEVVTRTGLGIDFSVGINFGVRRGKSGHDVVILNSKENDTAFKLELVIEENTCSLKYFTCPDVFCQEVYSSLSKLWQHHSINHIFLNKNDVVESIFYCCCDELFPSFQNYAKHVYNNHMNTSSVKFNFERIKPETGYTNSVKWFPGVRKNSFKDLLELAFVIIKNFGNYWLFYKNCQDFAAWYLHSAGIPLEWILPTNTDNITGSGTSGVSVQRFKMLTLYNNKKHETSGLKDIKNEYTASCAKCILPPMSLEDLAQHIKIAHSQQNEEKCQQNEELQEEINNESKKQIFHESSTRVAVMHGILQNLNLDHCQKRKYTVYKWENPAFQSSFVFQPWWVSSDKTLQGLVNSERPYDYYHSVELNTSDKNAGEPFLSIVCKPVMDTAHLTLQGHVSAISIENLEELLDCLSNEFSRYDSMGNNHSFFLTRLMFELKRFGYKSKGGRLFTVPHLFQNLHMTSLLRTLHTAGNFHILLAVFIAIYGYNMWLLLYFLIYTLYKIIEMLEFFKKLLSMIFQTPNVTINYKELYTQLLITLILFSFFIIQAFETYASPESLSFLYTLQYACMFCQYYGSQFNEVRMQIMKGTDSTDLRDTRISGIKSLLQQKLSGTITDWLFILALCVPTCRFILLFQLIYILWQLVTQKCFHITLFPTYVKLFLLSGYSHLIYFILFPIYALSIIAFSLTDNLPNFPTSMNYQVYLLLIYVNIEFLSEYNKFNSLWVDTVNESNRIEKDEYPKEMVFNNIFYEIDSYTAWLHHFLWATAVLAYLLPAASGILVFTSGLDRNVILNLVMFGVYWFCVCFECTIALDVFVCSLQSKLSYTFLDFALSKLP encoded by the exons ATGAAGTGTTTAAACAATGGACTTGAGGTAGTGACGAGAACTGGACTAGGTATTGACTTTTCAGTAGGTATTAATTTTGGAGTGAGACGAGGTAAAAGTGGCCATGATGTAGTTATTCTTAACAGCAAAGAAAATGATACAGCTTTTAAACTGGAGTTAGTTATCGAAGAAAATACgtgtagtttaaaatattttacgtgtcCTGATGTATTCTGCCAAGAAGTATATTCGTCTCTAAGTAAACTATGGCAGCATCACTCTATAAACCatatttttctaaacaaaaatgatgttgttgaaagtattttttactgttgttgtGATGAACTGTTTCCCTCATTTCAAAACTATGCTAAACATGTTTACAATAATCATATGAATACATCATCAGTTAAGTTTAACTTTGAAAGAATCAAGCCAGAAACTGGCTACACTAATTCAGTTAAGTGGTTTCCTGGAGTTAGAAAAAATTCGTTTAAAGACTTGCTTGAACTTGCATTTGTAATTATAAAGAACTTTGGAAACTACTGGCTGTTTTATAAAAACTGCCAGGACTTTGCTGCATGGTACCTTCACTCTGCAGGAATTCCACTTGAATGGATTCTTCCAACAAACACGGATAACATAACTGGAAGTGGTACAAGTGGTGTGTCTGTCCAGCGTTTCAAAATGTTGAccttatataataataagaagCATGAAACTAGTGGtcttaaagatataaaaaacGAGTATACAGCAAGCTGTGCAAAGTGTATTCTTCCTCCTATGTCATTAGAAGACCTTGCACAACATATAAAGATTGCTCATTCCCAACAGAATGAAGAAAAATGTCAACAAAATGAGGAGCTACAGGAAGAAATAAACAATGaatcaaaaaaacaaatatttcatg AATCTTCAACCAGAGTAGCTGTAATGCATGGAATTCTGCAAAACCTAAACTTGGATCATTGCCAAAAGAGAAAGTACACTGTGTATAAGTGGGAAAATCCTGCATTTCAGTCATCTTTTGTTTTCCAACCATGGTGGGTTTCTAGTGATAAAACCCTCCAAGGGTTAGTGAATTCAGAAAGGCCATATGACTACTATCACTCTGTTGAGCTTAACACTAGTGACAAGAATGCAGGTGAACCATTCCTTTCCATTGTGTGTAAACCAGTAATGGATACTGCTCATTTGACTTTGCAAGGGCATGTATCTGCAATATCAATAGAAAATTTAGAAGAACTGCTAGACTGTCTGTCTAATGAATTTTCAAGATATGATTCAATGGGAAATAATCATTCTTTTTTTTTGACACGTCTAATGTTTGAGCTGAAAAGGTTTGGATACAAATCAAAAGGCGGAAGACTGTTCACTGTCCCTCATCTTTTTCAAAATTTGCATATGACATCACTGCTAAGAACATTACATACAGCTGGTAATTTTCATATTCTTTTAGCAGTATTCATAGCAATCTATGGTTACAACATGTGGCTCTTACTTTACTTTCTTATCTAtactttatacaaaattattgAGATGTTAGAATTTTTCAAGAAGTTATTGTCAATGATTTTCCAAACACCTAATGTTACAATCAACTATAAAGAACTCTATACACAATTGCTAATTACACTTATCCTTTTTAGCTTTTTCATAATACAGGCTTTTGAGACATATGCAAGCCCAGAAAGTCTGTCATTTCTATATACCTTGCAGTATGCATGTATGTTTTGTCAGTATTATGGATCTCAGTTTAATGAAGTACGAATGCAGATAATGAAAGGGACAGATTCAACCGACCTAAGAGACACCAGAATTAGTGGAATCAAGTCTTTGTTACAACAGAAACTGTCTGGCACTATAACAGATTGGCTCTTTATTCTAGCTTTGTGTGTTCCTACATGtaggtttattttgttgttcCAGTTAATATACATACTTTGGCAGTTAGTTACTcagaaatgttttcatattaccTTATTTCCAACTTATGTTAAGCTATTTTTATTGTCAGGCTATTCTcatttaatctattttattttatttcccatCTATGCCCTTAGTATTATAGCATTCTCTTTGACAGACAACTTACCAAATTTTCCAACATCAATGAACTACCAGGTATATCTCCTCCTTATTTATGTAAACATAGAATTTTTGTCAGAATACAATAAATTCAATTCTTTATGGGTTGATACAGTAAATGAAAGCAACAGAATTGAGAAAGATGAATACCCAAAAGAAAtggtttttaataacattttttatgaaatagaCTCTTATACTGCCTGGTTACATCATTTTCTTTGGGCAACAGCTGTCTTGGCCTACCTATTACCAGCTGCCTCAGGTATTCTTGTCTTTACTTCGGGGCTTGATAGAAATGTAATACTAAACCTTGTCATGTTTGGAGTATATTGGTTTTGTGTCTGCTTTGAATGTACTATTGCATTAGATGTTTTTGTGTGTAGCTTACAATCTAAGCTTTCATACACATTTTTAGACTTTGCTCTATCAAAACTGCCATAG
- the LOC143248935 gene encoding uncharacterized protein LOC143248935 isoform X1, producing MASKEQRGGDKIKTGTGDLKVRVDAASSDDLMKCLNNGLEVVTRTGLGIDFSVGINFGVRRGKSGHDVVILNSKENDTAFKLELVIEENTCSLKYFTCPDVFCQEVYSSLSKLWQHHSINHIFLNKNDVVESIFYCCCDELFPSFQNYAKHVYNNHMNTSSVKFNFERIKPETGYTNSVKWFPGVRKNSFKDLLELAFVIIKNFGNYWLFYKNCQDFAAWYLHSAGIPLEWILPTNTDNITGSGTSGVSVQRFKMLTLYNNKKHETSGLKDIKNEYTASCAKCILPPMSLEDLAQHIKIAHSQQNEEKCQQNEELQEEINNESKKQIFHESSTRVAVMHGILQNLNLDHCQKRKYTVYKWENPAFQSSFVFQPWWVSSDKTLQGLVNSERPYDYYHSVELNTSDKNAGEPFLSIVCKPVMDTAHLTLQGHVSAISIENLEELLDCLSNEFSRYDSMGNNHSFFLTRLMFELKRFGYKSKGGRLFTVPHLFQNLHMTSLLRTLHTAGNFHILLAVFIAIYGYNMWLLLYFLIYTLYKIIEMLEFFKKLLSMIFQTPNVTINYKELYTQLLITLILFSFFIIQAFETYASPESLSFLYTLQYACMFCQYYGSQFNEVRMQIMKGTDSTDLRDTRISGIKSLLQQKLSGTITDWLFILALCVPTCRFILLFQLIYILWQLVTQKCFHITLFPTYVKLFLLSGYSHLIYFILFPIYALSIIAFSLTDNLPNFPTSMNYQVYLLLIYVNIEFLSEYNKFNSLWVDTVNESNRIEKDEYPKEMVFNNIFYEIDSYTAWLHHFLWATAVLAYLLPAASGILVFTSGLDRNVILNLVMFGVYWFCVCFECTIALDVFVCSLQSKLSYTFLDFALSKLP from the exons ATGGCGAGTAAAGAACAAAGAG GTGGAGACAAAATAAAGACTGGGACAGGAGATTTAAAGGTGCGCGTGGATGCTGCTTCATCAGATGATCTTATGAAGTGTTTAAACAATGGACTTGAGGTAGTGACGAGAACTGGACTAGGTATTGACTTTTCAGTAGGTATTAATTTTGGAGTGAGACGAGGTAAAAGTGGCCATGATGTAGTTATTCTTAACAGCAAAGAAAATGATACAGCTTTTAAACTGGAGTTAGTTATCGAAGAAAATACgtgtagtttaaaatattttacgtgtcCTGATGTATTCTGCCAAGAAGTATATTCGTCTCTAAGTAAACTATGGCAGCATCACTCTATAAACCatatttttctaaacaaaaatgatgttgttgaaagtattttttactgttgttgtGATGAACTGTTTCCCTCATTTCAAAACTATGCTAAACATGTTTACAATAATCATATGAATACATCATCAGTTAAGTTTAACTTTGAAAGAATCAAGCCAGAAACTGGCTACACTAATTCAGTTAAGTGGTTTCCTGGAGTTAGAAAAAATTCGTTTAAAGACTTGCTTGAACTTGCATTTGTAATTATAAAGAACTTTGGAAACTACTGGCTGTTTTATAAAAACTGCCAGGACTTTGCTGCATGGTACCTTCACTCTGCAGGAATTCCACTTGAATGGATTCTTCCAACAAACACGGATAACATAACTGGAAGTGGTACAAGTGGTGTGTCTGTCCAGCGTTTCAAAATGTTGAccttatataataataagaagCATGAAACTAGTGGtcttaaagatataaaaaacGAGTATACAGCAAGCTGTGCAAAGTGTATTCTTCCTCCTATGTCATTAGAAGACCTTGCACAACATATAAAGATTGCTCATTCCCAACAGAATGAAGAAAAATGTCAACAAAATGAGGAGCTACAGGAAGAAATAAACAATGaatcaaaaaaacaaatatttcatg AATCTTCAACCAGAGTAGCTGTAATGCATGGAATTCTGCAAAACCTAAACTTGGATCATTGCCAAAAGAGAAAGTACACTGTGTATAAGTGGGAAAATCCTGCATTTCAGTCATCTTTTGTTTTCCAACCATGGTGGGTTTCTAGTGATAAAACCCTCCAAGGGTTAGTGAATTCAGAAAGGCCATATGACTACTATCACTCTGTTGAGCTTAACACTAGTGACAAGAATGCAGGTGAACCATTCCTTTCCATTGTGTGTAAACCAGTAATGGATACTGCTCATTTGACTTTGCAAGGGCATGTATCTGCAATATCAATAGAAAATTTAGAAGAACTGCTAGACTGTCTGTCTAATGAATTTTCAAGATATGATTCAATGGGAAATAATCATTCTTTTTTTTTGACACGTCTAATGTTTGAGCTGAAAAGGTTTGGATACAAATCAAAAGGCGGAAGACTGTTCACTGTCCCTCATCTTTTTCAAAATTTGCATATGACATCACTGCTAAGAACATTACATACAGCTGGTAATTTTCATATTCTTTTAGCAGTATTCATAGCAATCTATGGTTACAACATGTGGCTCTTACTTTACTTTCTTATCTAtactttatacaaaattattgAGATGTTAGAATTTTTCAAGAAGTTATTGTCAATGATTTTCCAAACACCTAATGTTACAATCAACTATAAAGAACTCTATACACAATTGCTAATTACACTTATCCTTTTTAGCTTTTTCATAATACAGGCTTTTGAGACATATGCAAGCCCAGAAAGTCTGTCATTTCTATATACCTTGCAGTATGCATGTATGTTTTGTCAGTATTATGGATCTCAGTTTAATGAAGTACGAATGCAGATAATGAAAGGGACAGATTCAACCGACCTAAGAGACACCAGAATTAGTGGAATCAAGTCTTTGTTACAACAGAAACTGTCTGGCACTATAACAGATTGGCTCTTTATTCTAGCTTTGTGTGTTCCTACATGtaggtttattttgttgttcCAGTTAATATACATACTTTGGCAGTTAGTTACTcagaaatgttttcatattaccTTATTTCCAACTTATGTTAAGCTATTTTTATTGTCAGGCTATTCTcatttaatctattttattttatttcccatCTATGCCCTTAGTATTATAGCATTCTCTTTGACAGACAACTTACCAAATTTTCCAACATCAATGAACTACCAGGTATATCTCCTCCTTATTTATGTAAACATAGAATTTTTGTCAGAATACAATAAATTCAATTCTTTATGGGTTGATACAGTAAATGAAAGCAACAGAATTGAGAAAGATGAATACCCAAAAGAAAtggtttttaataacattttttatgaaatagaCTCTTATACTGCCTGGTTACATCATTTTCTTTGGGCAACAGCTGTCTTGGCCTACCTATTACCAGCTGCCTCAGGTATTCTTGTCTTTACTTCGGGGCTTGATAGAAATGTAATACTAAACCTTGTCATGTTTGGAGTATATTGGTTTTGTGTCTGCTTTGAATGTACTATTGCATTAGATGTTTTTGTGTGTAGCTTACAATCTAAGCTTTCATACACATTTTTAGACTTTGCTCTATCAAAACTGCCATAG